In Calothrix sp. PCC 7507, one DNA window encodes the following:
- a CDS encoding universal stress protein, producing MTSANSSLYPVRRGKHKIFIGMAPGVGKTFRMLEEGHALKQEGIDVVIGLLETHGRKETMEKAEGWEIVPRQQIPRGGLTLTEMDTEAILKRSPQLALIDELAHTNVPGSLREKRYEDVQLILAAGIDVYSTMNIQHLESLNDLVARITGVVVRERVPDRILEEADEVVVIDVTPETLQERLLEGKIYATEKIQQSLDNFFQRRNLIALRELALREVADNIEEDAIASSPNGKFCNVHERVLVCVSTYPNSVQLLRRGARLANYMNAPLYVLFVADPERFLTKEESLHIHTCEKLCKEFSGTFIRVTNSQIAKAIAEVAEKYHITQIVIGESQRSRWQMFLKGSLTQRLVRLLKNVDLHIISSEKASSSKR from the coding sequence TTGACTTCTGCGAATTCTTCCCTTTATCCGGTGCGGCGGGGTAAACACAAAATCTTTATTGGCATGGCTCCTGGTGTAGGCAAAACCTTTCGGATGCTCGAAGAAGGACATGCACTTAAACAGGAAGGCATCGATGTCGTCATAGGCCTTTTGGAAACCCACGGACGGAAGGAAACGATGGAAAAGGCTGAGGGGTGGGAGATTGTACCCCGTCAGCAAATTCCGCGAGGTGGGTTGACGCTGACTGAAATGGATACAGAGGCAATTTTAAAGCGATCGCCCCAATTGGCACTAATCGATGAACTCGCTCATACCAATGTTCCTGGCTCTCTAAGAGAAAAACGCTACGAAGATGTACAACTAATATTGGCAGCAGGCATTGATGTCTACTCCACAATGAATATTCAGCATCTAGAAAGTCTGAATGATTTAGTAGCAAGAATTACAGGTGTAGTAGTACGTGAGCGCGTCCCTGACCGTATTTTAGAAGAAGCAGACGAAGTAGTAGTAATTGATGTTACACCTGAGACATTACAAGAACGGTTGCTAGAAGGCAAAATTTACGCCACAGAAAAAATCCAGCAATCACTCGATAACTTTTTTCAACGACGCAATCTCATTGCTTTACGAGAATTGGCGTTGCGGGAAGTAGCAGACAATATTGAAGAAGATGCGATCGCCTCTAGCCCTAATGGCAAATTCTGTAATGTTCATGAGCGGGTTTTGGTGTGTGTATCGACTTATCCCAACTCAGTGCAGCTTTTACGCCGGGGTGCTAGGCTCGCTAACTACATGAATGCACCACTTTATGTTTTATTTGTCGCTGATCCAGAACGCTTCCTCACAAAGGAGGAAAGCTTACACATCCACACCTGTGAAAAGCTGTGCAAAGAATTTTCCGGGACTTTTATTCGGGTGACTAACAGTCAAATTGCCAAAGCGATCGCCGAAGTAGCAGAAAAATACCACATCACCCAAATTGTCATCGGCGAAAGTCAACGCTCTCGCTGGCAAATGTTTCTTAAAGGATCTTTAACCCAAAGATTGGTGCGCTTACTCAAAAACGTCGATTTACATATCATCTCCAGCGAGAAAGCATCTTCATCTAAGCGCTGA
- a CDS encoding sensor histidine kinase KdpD — protein sequence MKYGLLTIKNGVSNFEENWQTYWLIAIAFAVVIALEYLTPPQYVFGYLYTGPILLANSRLNRAAVFSVTLAAAGLTLLNLLIPSLERIDPPTLANRLIAVLALLVTGWLSQRNRRNEEAIADTQAQLRSQEQLARMREDFVSTLTHDLKTPLLGAIETLKYFQNGQFGEVTLIQEKVLQTMTRSHRNTLQLVQTLLDVYRNDAEGLKLQISPVNLETVAEEVIATLSELARTRQVYVTLHYGESDYRRFSWVNGDSLQLGRVFSNLVINGINHTPRSGKVEVVLESDSENQVVKILDSGPGITEEELPYLFERFYQGYSDRHVSGSGLGLYLTRQIIEAHGGTIWAENRPARGALFGFRLPARLPPAN from the coding sequence ATGAAATATGGACTATTAACTATAAAAAATGGTGTTTCAAATTTTGAGGAAAATTGGCAGACATACTGGCTAATAGCGATCGCCTTTGCTGTGGTGATAGCATTAGAATACTTAACACCGCCTCAGTATGTATTTGGCTACCTTTACACAGGGCCAATTTTGTTAGCAAACTCTCGATTAAATCGTGCTGCTGTTTTTAGCGTCACATTAGCAGCTGCGGGATTAACACTATTGAATTTATTGATCCCATCCTTAGAAAGGATTGATCCGCCGACATTGGCAAATCGCCTGATAGCAGTATTGGCATTATTAGTCACAGGGTGGTTAAGCCAACGCAATCGGCGTAATGAAGAAGCGATCGCCGATACCCAAGCACAATTACGCTCCCAAGAGCAACTAGCTAGGATGCGTGAAGATTTTGTTTCCACACTAACTCACGATCTGAAAACACCCCTATTAGGCGCAATTGAAACGCTGAAATATTTTCAGAATGGGCAATTTGGCGAAGTCACACTTATCCAAGAAAAAGTCCTGCAAACAATGACTCGCAGTCATCGCAACACACTACAATTAGTACAAACACTGTTAGATGTATACCGTAACGATGCCGAAGGGCTAAAACTACAGATATCGCCTGTTAACTTAGAAACAGTAGCAGAAGAAGTAATTGCCACCCTGAGTGAACTAGCAAGAACTCGTCAAGTATACGTGACTCTCCATTATGGCGAATCAGATTACCGCCGCTTTTCCTGGGTTAATGGTGATTCTTTGCAACTTGGGCGAGTTTTTAGCAATCTTGTGATTAACGGCATTAACCATACTCCCCGTAGCGGTAAAGTGGAAGTAGTACTAGAAAGCGATTCCGAAAATCAAGTCGTGAAAATACTCGATAGTGGCCCCGGCATTACCGAAGAAGAGTTACCTTATCTATTTGAGCGATTTTATCAAGGATATAGCGATCGCCACGTATCCGGATCTGGATTAGGGTTATATTTAACTAGGCAAATTATTGAGGCACATGGCGGTACAATTTGGGCAGAGAACCGCCCAGCACGAGGCGCACTCTTTGGTTTCCGCCTACCTGCTCGTCTACCCCCAGCAAATTGA
- the kdpC gene encoding K(+)-transporting ATPase subunit C — protein MSIIRETIRAVRITLVLWLITAIIYPLIILVVGQVFFPFQANGSVMVNIEAKPIGSSLIGQVFTSERYFHSRPSTVRYSQGKKAKPTGVSGASNLAPSNPELMNRVVEQANQFRDENIQPTADLIYTSGSGLDPHISLKAAGQQLERVARARGVKEDEILPLINKYTDGRFLWIFGEPGVNVLRLNYALDLQELNRKQNQ, from the coding sequence ATGTCTATTATTCGAGAAACAATCAGAGCCGTTCGTATTACTCTGGTGCTTTGGTTAATAACAGCAATTATTTATCCCTTGATTATCCTTGTAGTAGGTCAAGTTTTCTTTCCTTTCCAAGCGAATGGCAGCGTCATGGTGAATATAGAGGCTAAACCTATTGGTTCATCATTGATTGGTCAAGTATTCACATCTGAACGATATTTCCATAGTCGTCCTAGCACAGTCAGATATAGCCAAGGTAAAAAAGCCAAACCAACTGGCGTATCTGGTGCCAGCAATCTTGCTCCCAGCAATCCAGAATTAATGAATCGGGTTGTTGAGCAAGCCAATCAATTCCGAGATGAGAATATTCAACCCACTGCTGATTTAATTTACACTTCTGGCTCTGGTTTAGATCCTCATATTTCCTTGAAAGCGGCTGGACAGCAGTTAGAAAGAGTTGCTCGTGCAAGAGGTGTTAAAGAAGATGAGATATTACCTTTAATTAATAAATATACAGATGGCAGATTTTTATGGATTTTTGGTGAGCCAGGAGTGAATGTTCTCAGATTAAATTATGCGCTAGATCTGCAAGAACTTAACCGTAAGCAAAACCAATAA
- a CDS encoding response regulator transcription factor: MTKPATTIKILLVEDDELFRLGLRMRLQQETGLEIVAEAEDGEQAVELANRYPLNLVLLDIGLPGIGGIEACRQIKQQQPNLPILVLTSRSEKPLITRLIAAGAQGYCLKGIPAESLILALRSVAAGASWWDQTATTEIRAALEGNSTALLSEKTTETLENPLTKREQEILALVAAGKSNQEIAETLYIAPGTVRVHVHAILQKLEVRDRTQAAVLAIQKGMVAPELLLN; this comes from the coding sequence ATGACAAAACCTGCTACTACAATAAAAATCTTACTCGTTGAAGATGATGAACTGTTTCGCCTCGGTTTAAGGATGCGTTTGCAGCAGGAAACAGGCTTAGAAATCGTAGCAGAGGCAGAGGATGGGGAACAAGCCGTAGAGTTAGCTAATCGTTATCCCCTAAATTTAGTCTTACTAGATATAGGTTTACCAGGAATTGGTGGGATTGAAGCTTGTCGTCAAATCAAACAACAGCAACCAAATTTACCGATTCTCGTTTTAACATCTCGTTCAGAAAAACCCTTAATCACAAGATTAATTGCTGCTGGGGCACAAGGGTACTGCCTCAAAGGTATTCCAGCTGAATCTCTGATATTGGCATTGCGTTCAGTAGCAGCGGGTGCTTCCTGGTGGGATCAAACAGCGACAACGGAAATTAGAGCAGCTTTAGAGGGGAACTCCACAGCGTTGCTGTCTGAAAAAACCACCGAAACCCTAGAAAACCCTTTAACAAAGCGGGAACAAGAAATCTTAGCGCTAGTAGCAGCTGGCAAAAGCAATCAAGAAATTGCCGAAACTCTGTATATTGCCCCCGGTACAGTGCGGGTTCATGTCCATGCCATCTTACAAAAATTAGAAGTACGCGATCGCACTCAAGCCGCAGTTCTAGCTATTCAAAAAGGAATGGTAGCACCAGAACTGTTATTGAATTAG
- the kdpA gene encoding potassium-transporting ATPase subunit KdpA, producing MGQGFLQIGLTLLIVVVITPILGKYLARVFLGEKTLLDPLMKPIERSIYLLAGVRRTDDMKAGQYARAVLLSNLIMGIVVYFLLYFQRFLPWNPNGLSVPTWHIVLHTVVSFVTNTDQQHYSGETTLSYFSQVAALGFLMFTSAATGLAVGIAFIRGLTGRTLGNFYVDLTRGITRVLLPISVMGAIALILLGVPQTLAGTLVVKTLEGGTQYIARGPVASFEMIKMLGENGGGFFGANSAHPFENPNGASNLIEAIAMIAIPAALIYTYGIFANNIKQAWLLFWMVFIIFVVLVGVTAVGELQGNPLINTTLGLEQPNLEGKELRFGWAQTALWAVMTTATMCGAVNGMHDSLMPPGIFSTLFNLFLQMIWGGQGTGTAYLFVYLILTVFLTGLMVGRTPEFLGRKIEKREIVLASVVLLIHPITVLIPSAIALAYPISLSGITNPGFHGISQVVYEYASAGANNGSGLEGLKDNTLWWNLSTCFSILAGRYIPIIALLLLAESMSHKPPVPETPGTLKTDSLLFTSVTSIVILILGVLTFFPILALGPLAEGFKLTSGS from the coding sequence ATGGGACAAGGTTTTTTACAAATTGGGTTAACGCTGTTGATTGTCGTAGTTATTACTCCGATATTGGGAAAATACTTAGCGCGTGTGTTCTTGGGAGAAAAAACACTGCTTGACCCTTTAATGAAACCTATAGAGCGGAGTATCTACTTGTTAGCTGGTGTCAGGAGAACAGATGACATGAAGGCTGGGCAGTATGCCAGGGCAGTACTACTTAGCAACCTAATTATGGGCATTGTAGTGTATTTTCTCCTATATTTTCAGAGATTTTTGCCTTGGAATCCCAATGGCTTGAGTGTTCCTACCTGGCATATAGTGTTGCACACAGTTGTTTCATTTGTGACAAATACTGACCAGCAGCATTACTCAGGCGAGACAACTTTAAGCTATTTTAGCCAGGTAGCGGCTTTAGGCTTTTTGATGTTCACTTCAGCCGCCACTGGGTTGGCGGTAGGAATTGCCTTTATTCGCGGGCTGACAGGTAGAACACTGGGAAACTTTTATGTTGACCTCACCCGTGGAATTACGCGGGTATTGTTACCTATTTCGGTGATGGGGGCGATCGCCTTAATCTTGCTAGGTGTACCGCAAACATTGGCGGGAACACTGGTTGTCAAAACCTTGGAAGGAGGAACACAGTATATTGCTAGGGGGCCAGTAGCATCGTTTGAGATGATCAAAATGTTAGGTGAGAACGGCGGTGGCTTTTTTGGCGCTAACTCAGCCCACCCCTTTGAAAATCCTAATGGCGCTTCTAATTTAATCGAAGCGATCGCCATGATTGCGATTCCTGCCGCCTTGATTTACACCTACGGTATATTTGCCAACAACATCAAACAGGCTTGGTTACTCTTCTGGATGGTGTTTATAATTTTTGTCGTGCTGGTTGGAGTCACAGCAGTAGGAGAACTGCAAGGTAATCCCCTCATTAATACCACTTTGGGATTGGAACAACCCAATTTAGAAGGCAAAGAACTGCGATTTGGCTGGGCGCAGACAGCGTTGTGGGCAGTTATGACTACCGCCACCATGTGCGGTGCTGTCAACGGGATGCATGATTCCTTAATGCCGCCAGGAATATTTTCTACTTTATTTAACTTGTTTCTCCAGATGATTTGGGGAGGACAGGGAACTGGGACTGCTTACCTATTCGTTTACCTAATTCTCACCGTTTTCCTCACAGGATTAATGGTAGGGCGCACCCCAGAATTTTTAGGGCGCAAAATTGAAAAACGGGAAATAGTCCTCGCCAGTGTAGTATTGCTGATTCATCCAATCACCGTTTTGATTCCCAGTGCGATCGCCCTAGCCTACCCAATTTCCTTATCTGGAATCACCAACCCCGGCTTTCATGGTATTTCCCAGGTGGTTTATGAATATGCCTCAGCTGGCGCAAACAATGGTTCTGGCTTGGAGGGATTGAAAGATAACACCTTATGGTGGAATTTAAGTACTTGTTTCAGCATCTTGGCAGGACGCTACATCCCCATTATTGCCCTCTTACTATTGGCTGAGAGTATGTCTCATAAACCGCCAGTTCCCGAAACTCCTGGCACTCTCAAAACCGATTCTCTGCTATTTACTAGTGTTACATCTATAGTGATTTTAATTTTGGGGGTGCTAACTTTCTTTCCCATCTTGGCTTTAGGCCCCTTAGCCGAGGGTTTTAAACTCACCTCTGGTAGCTAG
- the kdpB gene encoding potassium-transporting ATPase subunit KdpB — protein sequence MNPVATTPKSRPPRSRPGDRRPARKKAKINTKWLYLRAIKDAFIKLNPKDAIKNPVMFLVWMGTIITLSVTIDPNLFGTAQGKNPQLFNGLLTATLFFTVWFANFAEAVAEGRGKAQADALRSTKSETIAKKLAPDGTISETPSTSLKRGDTIYVVAGDIIPADGEVLMGVASVDESAITGESAPVLKESGSDVASSVTGGTRIISDELIIRITTDPGRGFIDRMITLVEGAERSKTPNEIALTVLLAVLSLVFLFVVATLPAIAYYIHSPVSVSILVALLVALIPTTIGGLLSAIGIAGMDRVAQFNVIATSGRAVEACGDINTLVLDKTGTITLGNRLAEEFIPINGHSIEEVANVAWVASVFDNTPEGKSIVRLAEKLGVRVDLDYDQVQGVEFSAKTRMSGTNLPGGREARKGAVGAIKGFVRSRNGHDTPELDAAYEKVSHLGGTPLAVCLDYEIYGVIYLKDIVKPGIRDRFEQLRRMGVRTIMLTGDNRITAAVIAKEAGVDDFIAEATPEDKISVIQREQAAGKLVAMTGDGTNDAPALAQANVGVAMNTGTQAAKEAANMVDLDSDPTKLIDIVNIGKQLLMTRGALTTFSIANDIAKYFAIIPVIFASANLQNLNIMQLTSTNSAVLSALIYNALIIPALIPLALKGVQFRPLTANQLLQRNLLIYGLGGVIVPFIAIKLIDMLITVVGLT from the coding sequence ATGAACCCCGTTGCAACTACCCCCAAATCTAGACCCCCACGTTCTCGTCCTGGCGATCGCCGTCCCGCACGCAAAAAGGCGAAGATCAATACCAAGTGGCTTTACCTCAGAGCCATTAAGGATGCTTTTATTAAACTCAATCCCAAAGATGCCATCAAAAACCCAGTGATGTTTTTGGTTTGGATGGGTACAATCATCACCCTATCGGTAACAATTGATCCCAATTTGTTTGGAACAGCCCAGGGAAAGAACCCGCAACTATTCAACGGCTTGTTAACGGCAACTTTATTCTTTACCGTGTGGTTTGCCAATTTTGCAGAAGCAGTGGCTGAAGGACGCGGTAAAGCCCAAGCCGATGCACTACGGTCAACGAAATCTGAGACGATCGCTAAAAAACTCGCTCCTGATGGCACAATTAGCGAGACACCCTCTACCAGCCTCAAACGGGGTGATACTATTTACGTAGTTGCTGGTGACATCATTCCTGCCGATGGAGAAGTGTTGATGGGTGTAGCCTCGGTGGATGAATCAGCAATTACTGGCGAATCTGCACCAGTCCTCAAGGAATCAGGTTCTGACGTTGCGAGTTCTGTCACAGGTGGCACGAGAATTATCTCAGATGAACTTATTATCCGGATTACTACTGACCCTGGAAGAGGCTTTATTGACCGGATGATTACCCTAGTAGAAGGGGCAGAACGCAGCAAAACACCCAACGAAATTGCTCTGACAGTATTACTAGCCGTTTTGAGTTTAGTATTTTTGTTTGTCGTGGCAACTCTGCCAGCGATCGCCTACTATATCCATAGCCCAGTCAGTGTATCCATTTTGGTTGCCCTATTAGTGGCACTAATCCCCACAACTATTGGCGGTTTACTCAGTGCTATTGGTATTGCTGGCATGGATCGAGTCGCCCAATTTAACGTCATTGCCACATCAGGGCGAGCCGTTGAAGCCTGTGGAGATATTAACACCTTAGTTCTTGACAAGACAGGTACAATTACCCTCGGTAATCGTTTAGCGGAAGAATTTATCCCCATTAACGGCCACTCAATAGAAGAAGTTGCTAATGTCGCCTGGGTAGCTAGCGTATTTGATAATACACCAGAAGGTAAATCCATCGTCCGACTAGCAGAAAAGTTAGGTGTCAGAGTGGATCTCGACTACGATCAGGTACAAGGCGTGGAATTTTCCGCCAAAACCCGGATGAGTGGGACAAACTTACCCGGTGGACGTGAAGCGCGCAAGGGAGCAGTCGGAGCAATTAAAGGGTTTGTCCGCTCTCGCAACGGACACGATACACCCGAATTAGATGCCGCCTATGAAAAAGTTTCTCATCTCGGAGGCACACCCCTAGCCGTTTGCCTTGATTACGAAATCTACGGTGTCATTTATCTTAAAGATATTGTTAAACCAGGCATCCGCGATCGTTTTGAGCAGTTGCGACGCATGGGTGTGCGTACCATCATGTTGACTGGAGACAACCGGATTACTGCTGCTGTCATTGCCAAAGAAGCTGGAGTAGATGACTTTATTGCTGAAGCCACACCAGAAGACAAAATTAGCGTCATTCAACGGGAGCAGGCAGCAGGTAAACTAGTAGCGATGACTGGGGACGGAACTAACGATGCGCCAGCGCTGGCACAGGCGAATGTCGGCGTAGCGATGAATACTGGTACTCAAGCAGCAAAAGAAGCCGCTAACATGGTGGATTTGGACTCAGACCCCACAAAGCTAATTGATATCGTCAATATTGGTAAACAATTGCTAATGACTCGTGGGGCATTAACCACATTTTCTATTGCTAATGACATTGCTAAATACTTTGCCATTATTCCGGTAATATTTGCCTCTGCTAACCTGCAAAACCTCAATATCATGCAGTTGACTAGCACCAATTCTGCCGTTTTATCAGCACTGATTTACAACGCTTTGATTATTCCCGCATTAATTCCCTTGGCTTTAAAGGGTGTACAATTTCGACCCTTGACAGCCAATCAACTGCTGCAACGTAATCTCTTGATTTATGGCTTAGGTGGAGTGATTGTGCCGTTTATCGCTATTAAGTTAATAGATATGCTCATAACTGTAGTGGGATTAACTTAA